Proteins encoded in a region of the Quercus lobata isolate SW786 chromosome 8, ValleyOak3.0 Primary Assembly, whole genome shotgun sequence genome:
- the LOC115955282 gene encoding disease resistance protein At4g27190-like yields the protein MEAVGAIVGALAATTSGLLCSCVCSKANTTVNLHSNLAAVKEKMKSLTDRIKEVKRETEKEEKEGNEIRDQVVTWLEDVERLQPRVNAIQGQMVDNKKPSRCFLNCRKRYRVSREVEETLNEINRLLEAGNFDSGVACRTRVPRAVECIPGPSIQGQTTALKKLDETMRALSADGVQVIGIWGLGGVGKTTLVKNLNNKLVDDSTQPFGIVIWVTVSKNLVIKNIQTQIVERLKLEKVMEESEQRKAIRIYERLKKEEKFLLILDDVWTKIDLDALGVPRPEVHKGCKIILTSRRKEVCRTMTTNLEIKIEGLNDVEAWQLFCQKAGDVAHLEDIKPLAEAIVKECCRLPLAIIIVGAAMRKKTKVELWKHALKELKRSVPSIEGIEAEVYKPLKLSYDSLQGNNIKSCFLYCCLFPEDFPILISELVRDWRAEGLIGEGQNWGDMDEGISLIENLKDSCLLEDGPYGITVKMHDVVRDVAKWISSSSEDGCKSLVRSGIGLREIPVGEFSNSNSLNRVSFMGNNITRLPDRMIQCSKASVLLLQDNDALDTVPEKFLQGFEALKVLNLSGNSIRSLPHSLLQLRDLRVLRLRHCSNLEELPSLGTLTKLRELDLHGTCIANLPRWIENLSELRVLNLDETEKLKSIQPGIISKLSCLESLSMLNSGFRFRLKGEEDGQATFEELKSSFNRLHYLIISLNGIPWEKSEDLSWMNRMSHLELFFYQSPGRRGLIRIDETRFVIGNLDLSLLKEWIGWFWGNTSSLQLSECTGLDEMLEDFIKSDASFAGLKSLFIENCPTSLVRGGGCAARCDLLPNLEELHLFSMENLNSFSELAGHLGVRVHSLKSIEVQFCSEMKYVFSCGDFIQTLPNLEVIKVWNCKNLKELFKNESGQSISPNPMVPKLRILQLMNLPKLETLCRNEETWPCLEQVEVWGCKGLRRLPFTNQNAGTLEEIIGESEWWDALEWDGDQTKSSLLPFFNPYQ from the coding sequence ATGGAAGCGGTGGGTGCCATTGTCGGTGCACTAGCGGCAACAACTAGCGGGCTTCTCTGTAGTTGTGTCTGTTCTAAGGCCAACACCACTGTTAATTTGCATTCAAATCTTGCTGCTGTTaaggagaagatgaaaagcCTTACGGATCGTATAAAAGAAGTCAAACGTGAAACGGAAAAAGAGGAGAAAGAAGGAAACGAAATCAGAGATCAAGTCGTAACTTGGCTTGAAGACGTGGAAAGGCTTCAGCCTAGAGTCAATGCAATTCAAGGACAAATGGTCGACAACAAAAAGCCTTCTCGATGTTTCTTAAATTGCAGAAAGCGGTATAGAGTGAGCAGGGAGGTGGAAGAAACTCTGAATGAGATCAACAGGCTTCTTGAAGCTGGAAATTTTGACTCTGGTGTGGCTTGTCGTACTAGAGTTCCCAGAGCAGTGGAGTGTATTCCTGGACCTTCAATTCAAGGTCAAACAactgcattaaaaaaattagacgAGACTATGAGGGCATTGTCTGCTGATGGAGTCCAAGTGATTGGCATTTGGGGACTCGGAGGAGTTGGCAAGACTACTCTGGTGAAGAACTTGAACAATAAGCTCGTGGATGATTCTACGCAGCCTTTTGGCATCGTCATTTGGGTCACCGTTTCCAAGAATTTGGTCATTAAAAATATCCAGACACAGATAGTTGAGAGATTGAAATTGGAGAAAGTAATGGAAGAAAGCGAGCAAAGAAAAGCTATTCGGATTTATGAAAGGCTTAAGAAGGAGGAAAAATTTCTACTCATTCTAGATGATGTTTGGACGAAAATTGATTTAGACGCTTTGGGTGTCCCAAGGCCTGAAGTTCATAAAGGCTGTAAGATCATATTGACTTCTCGACGTAAGGAAGTCTGTAGGACTATGACAACCAACCTTGAAATCAAAATAGAAGGTTTAAATGATGTTGAAGCTTGGCAATTGTTCTGTCAAAAGGCAGGGGATGTGGCTCATCTAGAAGATATTAAACCATTAGCAGAAGCAATTGTAAAAGAATGTTGCAGATTACCACTAGCCATCATCATTGTGGGAGCTGCCAtgagaaaaaagacaaaagtcGAGTTGTGGAAGCATGCATTAAAGGAGTTGAAAAGATCGGTGCCTTCTATAGAAGGAATTGAGGCTGAGGTCTATAAGCCGTTGAAGTTGAGTTACGACTCATTACAAGGTAACAACATAAAATCTTGTTTCTTATATTGCTGTCTATTTCCCGAGGACTTCCCAATTTTAATAAGTGAATTAGTACGAGACTGGCGGGCAGAAGGTTTGATAGGTGAAGGACAGAATTGGGGGGATATGGACGAAGGCATTTCTTTGATTGAAAATCTGAAGGACTCTTGTTTGTTGGAAGATGGTCCCTATGGGATTACTGTGAAGATGCATGACGTTGTTCGGGATGTTGCTAAATGGATTTCATCATCGTCTGAGGATGGGTGTAAATCCCTTGTTCGTTCGGGGATTGGGTTGAGGGAGATTCCCGTTGGAgagttttcaaattcaaattctctcAATAGAGTTTCTTTCATGGGTAACAACATAACAAGGCTACCTGATCGCATGATACAATGTTCAAAGGCCTCGGTTCTGCTACTCCAAGACAATGATGCCCTTGACACGGTTCCTGAGAAATTCCTGCAAGGATTTGAAGCACTCAAGGTATTGAATCTCAGTGGAAACAGCATCCGGTCGTTGCCTCATTCTCTACTTCAACTTAGAGATCTCCGTGTTCTTCGTCTTCGCCATTGCAGTAATCTTGAAGAACTACCCTCACTGGGAACGCTTACTAAACTTCGAGAACTTGATCTTCATGGCACGTGTATCGCAAATTTGCCAAGATGGATTGAAAACCTGAGTGAGCTAAGGGTTTTAAACTTAGATGAGACtgaaaaactgaaaagcattCAACCTGGAATTATATCCAAGTTGTCTTGTTTAGAAAGTCTATCTATGCTGAATAGTGGCTTTCGTTTCCGTTTGAAGGGAGAGGAAGACGGACAGGCAACTTTTGAAGAGCTCAAATCATCCTTTAATCGATTACATTACTTAATCATCTCATTGAATGGGATCCCATGGGAAAAATCCGAAGATCTTTCCTGGATGAATAGAATGAGTCatcttgaactttttttttaccaatcgCCAGGAAGGAGGGGCCTGATTAGAATTGATGAAACAAGGTTTGTAATCGGGAATCTTGATCTTTCTCTCTTGAAAGAATGGATTGGGTGGTTCTGGGGTAATACAAGTTCTTTGCAATTAAGTGAATGTACAGGACTGGATGAAATGCTTGAAGACTTCATTAAAAGTGATGCCAGCTTTGCTGGTTTAAAGTCACTCTTTATTGAAAATTGTCCAACCAGTTTAGTGCGGGGAGGAGGATGTGCTGCCCGCTGTGACCTACTACCAAACCTGGAGGAACTTCATCTCTTTAGTATGGAAAACCTAAATAGCTTTTCAGAGCTAGCTGGTCATCTTGGGGTGAGAGTTCATAGCCTAAAATCAATAGAAGTGCAATTCTGTTCTGAGATGAAATATGTTTTCTCCTGTGGTGACTTCATTCAGACTCTGCCAAACCTAGAAGTAATCAAGGTATGGAATTGTAAGAACTTAAAGGAGCTCTTTAAAAATGAATCAGGGCAGAGCATATCTCCAAATCCTATGGTTCCAAAACTACGGATACTGCAATTGATGAACCTTCCGAAATTGGAGACTCTTTGCAGAAACGAGGAGACATGGCCGTGTCTGGAGCAGGTTGAAGTGTGGGGGTGCAAAGGTCTCAGAAGGCTGCCTTTTACTAACCAAAATGCAGGTACCCTTGAAGAAATAATAGGAGAATCAGAGTGGTGGGATGCTTTGGAGTGGGATGGCgaccaaacaaaatcaagttTGCTGCCTTTTTTCAATCCTTATCAGTAG